Part of the Eikenella corrodens genome is shown below.
GCACAGATGACCCGCTTCCCCAGTGTGTATGAGGTTGGCAGTTTTTATAATGATGTGGCTTATGTCGGCAAGCCGACAGCGCCGACTTTCCGCTTCAAACCCGAACGCAGCCGCAGCTGGGAAATCGGCTACAGCTTTGATTTCGCCCCCTATTGGAGCAAGTTGCGCGCCGGCGATATCCGCCTCACCTACTACCGCAACCGGATTGAAAACGTAATCGAAACCACCGATTATTTCCGCACCACCCAATACGACCGCAAAGACACCGCCGGGCTGGAATGGCAGAGCCGTATCGATACCGGCCGTTTCTTCGCCTCCCTCGGCGCCACCTACCGCCTGAAACAGCAGATGTGCGACCGCGATATGGCTTTTGATTTCGACCCCTACGGCTACAAAGGCGTGCCGGTCTGCATCGAAGGCGGCTACGGCAGCACGCGCGGCTATCAGGCCTTGCAGCCGAAATATTCGATTAATCTGGATGCCGGTGTGCGCCTGCTGGGCGAACGGCTTGAACTCGGCCTACGCGGCATCTACCATAGCAGCGTCAATACCAAGCAATACGACGCCCTGTTACAAAAAGAATTGGGCTATATTTTCAACACCAGCGGCAAGCCTTACCATTGGCGCCCATCTTTAACTTGGGATGTCTATGGCCGCTATCAGCTGCATAAAAACTTGGGTGTGAATCTCGGTATCACCAACCTGACCAACCGCTACTATCTCGACCCGATGTCCAACGTGCCCGCCCCCGGGCCGGGCAGAACGGTTACCTTCGGCCTCACCGCCAAATTCTAGCCATCAAGGCTACCTGAAAAACACCGTTTGCTATACAGCCGGAATTTTCAGGTAGCCTGACCGGCACACCGGCCGAAAACAGGCCGGCAGAAAGATAACGATACAGACGCATCACGGAACAACACAAACCCAACCACCCCCGCCTTTTGGGGCAATGGTTTTTACCGTTTTTTCCGCCTTCGGGCGGCAACAAAACGGGGCTTCTCGTTTAATCACTTTTTATAAGGAGACAATTATGTCTATGCGTAATCAAACCCTGTTGGCCGTATTGCTGTGCGGCGTTTTCGGTGTGGCTGTGGCAGCACCCGGTATCCGAGAATACGGCGGTTCTTCCGAGCTGGATAATGTAGACCCCGGTATGTCGGAGGCACTGCCTTTCGGAGCCGGCGAGGCCGGTTTGCGCTTCACCAGCGGCAACCACTGGTCAACCAGTATCAATCTGGAAAAAGGTCCGGTACAACATATCCGCGCCAAATATAATGACCGCAATAAGACACCGATACCAATTAACGGTACTGACCCCTATGCCAACGTTAATGGCACTCGAAATCCGCAATATCTGACCCTGCGCGATGTCGCCCCGGTTATCGGCTGGTTCTACAACCCCAAACTGGGTCAGGTGTGGTATGAAAACCGCCACAACAACACCGAAGTGCACAGCGTGCGCCAGATGGCCAACCCGGCCATTCCTGCCGCACCCAAATTCGGCGGCCTGGTCATCGCCAAGGTGCCGGGTATGAACGGCAGCGACGGCAACGTGTTCTTCGGCGAATGGGCGCCGCGCGCCGGCAACCCGCCGCAAAACAGCACCGACCTGAATATGGGCGACAGCCGCCGCACCGTTTGGTATGTGGGCGACAACCCAACCACCAATATGCCGAATTTGGTTAATGCACAATACAATGTGTTGGGTGTGAACAAACACACACCGGGTCAGAACGACTTCTACACCGGCACATTAACTGCCAATTACGGCGGCAGTAAAGGTTCTTTGATTGGCAATCTGACGCGCGGTTCGGATAGCATTGACTTTGCCGACACCAATATTAATTCTCGCGGCATATTTGACAACGGCAAGGCTAACGAACACATCAGCGGCCGCTTCTACGGCAGCGGCGCGGAAGCCTTGGCCGGTATTGTTGACCGTGCAGGTGTTGACAAAGACGTAGCCTTCGGCGGCCGCAAACAATAGCCGCAGCCACGGCAAGCCGCACACATTGGTTTTATAGCAGACAAAGACGGTCTGAAACGCTTCAGGCCGCCCTTATGCCGACACCCAAACCATTTTCAGGTAGCCTTTATCCCAATCGTCAAACAAACACCGCAGGCTACCTGAAAAACCATTCCCGGAAGCCCAGGCCCATGAACAAACCCCTCAGCCTCGCCCTCTGCCTGCTGCTGCCCTCCTTCGCCCGTGCCGACGACACCGACGACGAACGCCGCCTGCTCGACGAGGGCAGCCGCCAAACCCGGCAATACCGTGAAAGCAGCTGGCTGGGCGGGCAGGATGCCGCCGCCGTAGAGGACGACAGCGGCTACATCAATATAGGCGGACAGGTTTATTCCGTCGGAGACACGGCCGAAGAGCTGGAAAGCGCGATTTACCACGCCATCAACGCACGACAATGGCACAAGGCCGAACAATTCGCCGCCCGCTACGCCACACTGCCGCAGCACAAACCCTCGCTGCCCGACTTGGCCGCCGGCCTGCAGGCACGCGCCCGGGGCGACTACCGCCTGGCCGCTGTCCGGTTCAAACGCGCCGCTGCCGCCGAACCCGGCAATGCCCGCATCAGCCTCGAACTCGCCCGCGTCTATACCGAAGACAACCAAAACCGCGAGGCCGCCGCCGAATTCCGCCGTGCTGTCGATATCGGGCTGCCTGAAGAAACCCGCGCCTTAGTCGGCCAATATCAAAACGAACTGGGCAGACGCCGCAGCTGGCACGGCCAACTTAGCCTCGGTTACGGCTACAACAATAACATCAACCAAGGAAACGGCAGCCGCCTGTGCGTGTGGCAAATTGCCGGCATCTGCCTGATGGAGCGCGTACTGCCGCAGCCGATAGCATCCGGCCTGTGGCAATACAGCGCCACCGCCCTGCGTACCCTCCCGCTTACCGGCCACCACGGCCTGCACCTGCGCGGGCTGGCCTACGGCACCCGCTACCGGCGCGAAGACCCGCAGCAAACCGTTTCCCCCGACTACAGCTACCACACCGCCGCCCTCTACGCCGGCTACGACTACGCCGACATCCGTAACCATTTCACCCTGCTGCCCTATTTCGAGCACGACTTCCGTAACAAACACACCCACTACCGCGCCTGGGGCATCGATGCCGAATGGGCGCGCACCCTGTCGCCGCGCTGGCAGATCAGCCTGCGCGGCGGTGCCAAACGCCATCATTACAGCGGGGAAAACCGCCGCTATTTCGCCGACTACAGCCAATACGAAGCCGGACTCGGCGCCGAATGGGCGGCAGGGCGGAGTTGGGGGCTGTTTGCCAACCTCGACACTGCCCGCAAAGCCTATACCGAAGCCGCCGCCTCCAGCCGCGAATACGCCGCCCGGCTCGGCCTTTACAAAATGTTCGGCCAAACCGCCTACGCCAACCTGCTGCTGATGCACCGCCGCAGCCGCTACGGCGCGGCCAGCTTCGTCAGCAACGGCAAACGGCGCGAAGACAGGCAATACGCCGCCGTCGCCGCGCTGGGCTTCCCGCGCTGGCAGTGGCACGGCATTTACCCCGAGCTGCGCTTCAGGCACACCGTAAACCGCAGCAATGCAGACTACTACCGCTATCGGCAAAACGAAGTGCTATTGAACCTGCGTTATCGGTTTTAATGGCGCTCTTATCGAAAAATTTACAGTCGGGAAGCCGGCATTTCATGGATGAAGAGCCGGTAACGCCTTTGCCTCGGAATATCTGTCGCTCCGACATGCCACGCAAAGGCTACCTGAAAGCAGTAATCCCAACGAAATCAAAACAAACGGCTTGAGTGCTTGGGCAATTATAGTGGATTAAATTTAAATCAGGACAAGGCGGCGAGCCGCAGACAGTACAAATAGTACGGCAAGGCGAGCCAACGCTGTACTGGTTTAAATTTAATTCACTATAACCTTTCAGGCAGCCTTTCCCAAAACAAAACGCCCGAACCAAAGCCCGGGCGCGTATATTCCAATCAAACCGTTCAGCCGAAGAACATCTTGGAGAACAGCAATCCAAAAGCCAAGCTGAAGCCCATGCTCAGCAGGCCGGGCAGCATAAAGCTGTGGTTAAAAATATATTTGCCGATTTTCGTCGTGCCCGTGCTGTCGAAATCGATAGCGGCAATAATCGGGCCGTAGTTCGGAATGAAGAAATAGCCGTTCACTGCCACGAATGTACCGATGATAATCGGTGCGGGCACGCCCAGCGAAATGGCCACCGGGAACAGCGTCGCCACGGTGGCGCCCTGGCTGTTCACCAACACGGAAAGCACAAACAGCGCAAAGGCAAACGCCCACGGTGCGCTCTGCACCAAGCCGGACACTGCCTGCTGCACTTCGTCCAAATGCCCGTGCATCAGCGTATCGCCCAGCCAGGCCACGCCAAACACAGCAATCACCGCGCGCATACCGGCATGGAACACCGAGCCCTGCGTAATCGCATTGCCGTCCGGTTTGCAGGTGAGGATAATCAGCGCGGCAGCGGAAAGCATCACGATTTCAATGGTATGCGCCATCCCCATCGGCTTATCGTTAAACACCGGGCGCAGCGAGGGCATCGCGCCGAGCAACACCACCAAAATGGCGGCAAACAGGAAAATCCCCACCGAAACCTTAGCCTTGCCGCTCACTTGCGCATCGGCGGCCACGGTTTCCGTATCATACAGCTTGCTGTAGGCCGGGTCTTGCAGGCGGCGTTGGTATTCCGGGTCGTCTTTCAGCTCTTTGCCCATCCGGTTCACCAGCACGCAGGCAATGCCGATGCCGATGATGGTGGAGGGCACGCTCACTTTAAGCACGTCTGCCATCGTAATATGCTGTGGCTCGAGATAGCTCACGCAAGCCACCACTGCCGCCGCAATCGGGCTGGCCACAATGGCAAACTGCGAAGCAATCACCGCCATGGTGAGCGGTCGCTCCGGGCGGATGCCGTTTTTGCGGCTCACTTCCGCAATCACCGGCAGCACGGAATAGGCCACATGCCCCGTGCCGGCCAAAACGGTGAAGGTGTAGGTAACCATCGGCGCGATAAAGGTGATGTATTTCGGGTTTTTATGCAGCACGCGGGTGGCGATTTTAATCATATAGTCCAAACCGCCGGCCGCCTGCATCGCCGCCGCCGCCGACACCACCGCCATAATCATCAGCATCACATCAATCGGCGGGCTGGTGGGCTCCAGGCCGAAACCGAACGACAATATTGCCAAACCTATGCCGCCGAACACGCCCAAGCCGATGCCGCCCACCTGGGCGCCGGCCAAGATGCACAACAGCACCACGGCAAACTGGATAAAAAACTGCGCATGTTGAGCAAAGAAGCTCATTATGGTCTCCAAAGTAAACTTATGTATGCAAAAAATGGCGCTGAGTTTACCAAACTTTATCACACAAATAAAACGGATTTTATTTTCAGGTAGCCTTTATACAATCTAATGCAATGTATATAAACAATAATTTTTCAACTCTCCGTAATCATTCCCTATCCTGCGCACCTCGCCCGGCAAAACTACCCGTTCCTCATTCCATATACCCGTCTGCAAACATTCCTTAACAAATCAACCAATAAAAATCCCATGCCGGAAAAACGGCATGGGAAAGAAATTGGAGCGGGTAACGGGAATCGAACCCGCATAGTCGGCTTGGGAAGCCGGTGCCTTACCATTAGACGATACCCGCAAAACAGGAGTGCACGCAGTATAGAGGATTTCCCGGCAAACCGCCAGCCCGCGCCCGGGCACGGCTGCCTGCCCCACATAAGCCGGGCATAGTCGGCTGCGGCAATTTGATTGGATACGCCATTTGCCCCGGCAGGCCGCCCGCGGCAAAGGCTACCTGAAATATTTTCGGCTTCGCAGAAACCAGCAAACCCGCTTTCAGGTAGCCTTTGCATTGCAGCCACCAGTAACTAACGGTCGGATTGGCAAACCCAAAAGCGGCCACAAACCTTCCCGTCTAAAGCACACACGCCCCCCATCTATCGAAAACCTCAGCCGCCCTTCCCGCGCAACTCCTCACGCACCGCCATCAGCGCGAACCCCAACAGGTTCAGCCCCTGCCATTGCAGCGGATTGGCCGCGCGCGGGTCGTCTGCCGTCAGGCCGATGCCCCAAATCTTGTCCGCCGGGCTGGCCTCCGCCAAAACACGGCTGCCGCTTTGCAGCAGGAAGGCGCGCAAAGCCGGATGCTGGCCGAACTTCGCCAAATTGCCACGGCGCACGATTTCGCACCGCCGCACATTCCATTCATCTTCCCGAAAGCCCTCGATCTGCCTACCCAGCGCCTTAGCATGGCCAGGCGAACCCGAAGCCAAGATTTGGCGGCGGACGGCTTCCGCACCAAACAGGCGGGCTTTCTCCGTCATCATATAATGTTCGGCCGTGGCATAACGCTCGCCCGCCAGCTCGAACGGCGCGGGATACCACTGGCTGAACACCGCCTGATCCGCCACACCCGTCTGCTTGGGCGTATGCCCCCAGAAATAGAGGAACTTCAGCTTCTGTTTGCGGCGGAAGGTCTGTTGCAGCGAGGGCAAATCGTGAATCACGCCCATTTCGTTCTCGTTCCAACGGAAAGCCGCATTGTATCGACCTCCCCGCCGTTTCGCTATAATCTCCGCCTTTCCCACCACCGGATTCCCGCCATGGACGACCGCCAACTGCTGCGCTACAGCCGCCACATCCTGCTCGACGAAATCGGCACCGAAGGCCAGCAAAAGCTGCTGGATGCTTGCGTGTTGGTGCTCGGCTGCGGCGGGCTGGGTAGTGCCGCCCTGCCCTATCTGGCCGCCGTCGGCGTGGGGCGGCTGATTATTGCCGACCACGACCGCATCGACGAAACCAACCTTCAGCGCCAAACCGCCTACCGCGAAGCCGATATCGGCCGTCTCAAAACCGAAGCCATGGCAGGCTACCTGAAACAGCTCAACCCCGCCTGCCAAATCGAAACCCACGGCAAACTGGATGAAGCCGCCCTGCTGCGCCTGCTGCCCCAATGCCGGGCCGCGCTCGATTGCAGCGACAACTTCTCCGCCCGCCAATCCCTCAACGCCGCCGCCTGCGCCACCCGCACCCCGCTGGTTTCCGGCGCCGCCACCCGCTTCGACGGCCAAATCGCCACCTACCGCCCCGACCTGCCCGGCCAGCCCTGCTATGCCTGCCTGTTCGACCGCGAGCAAGACAACGACGGTGCCTGCGCCCTGTTCGGCGTATTCGCCCCGCTGGTGGGCATCATCGGCACCACCCAAGCCGCCGAAGCGCTGAAAATCCTGCTCGGCCTGCCTGCCGAAAACGGCGTTTTGCGCTGCTACAACGCACTCAGCGGCCAATGGCAGCACTTCGCTATTCCGAAAAACCCCGCCTGCAAAGTGTGCGGCGGGCATGAAAGAGGCTGAAGAGGCTACCTGAAAACACCCGTAGCGGGTTAGCCGCATGCATCAGCCCATGCCAACACCACTGTAAACGTTGCATTGCAGCTTTCAGCCCAACCCAAGCCACACGCCAAAAAGGCTACCTGAAACATTTTTCAGGTAGCCTTTTCCAGTGACAAACCACTTAGTAGCTCACTGTAGGCCGAATGCCGGAATCCCACTCCAGCCAGCCATTGGCAACAGCAATCGTTGCCAGCCTTCCGCCTTGCGGTTTTCAGGTAGCCTCACCCAAAGGCTAGCGCTGAAACCGCCAACCGCATCACTCCTCTTCCTTATCCAAGCCCAGTTCGCGGGCATACACGGCGGCGCGCACGCGGTTGTCGATGTTGAGTTTGCGGAAGATATTCTGCATATGCGCCTTCACTGTGTTTTCAGATAAAAACATCCGCCGGGCAATCATTTTGTTGCTGATGCCGCCGGCCACGTAGCGCAACACATCGCGCTCGCGCTGGGTGAGGGAATCGAGAATGGCAGAGTGTTCGGGCGGCGCGCTCTGGCCGGTGCTGTTCATTTCGGGCGACACGGTTTGCTGCCCGGCCACGGCCTGACGGATGGCGCCCACCAGGAAATCGGTGTCAGCATTTTTCAAAATATAGCCGCACGCGCCCAGCTCGAGGCACTTTTTCAGGTTATCGGCATCTTCTGAAATGGTGAGCATCAACACCGGCAGCCCGGGCTGGAAATCCAGCATTTGAGCCAGGGCTTCCGGGCCGTTCATCACGGGCATTTCCACGTCGAGCAGCACCAAATCGGGTCGGTGGAAGCGGGCAAGCTTCACGCCTTCGAGGCCGTCGGTGGCTTCGGCAACAATTTCAAAACCGTATTCCTGCGCGAGCAGAAAACTGAGCCCGCGCCGGAACAGGGGGTGGTCGTCTACCAAGAGGATGCGGATGTTGGGGTCAGTCATGGGGCTACCTGAAAATGGTGTTGGGTATATGAAACTTGCGGTAAATCAAACACGGAGCTTTATGGCACGAATAGTTTGTTCCGCGCCTTCCCTGCCGTGCAGACAAACCAGGCGCGGCGGCGGAAGGCTACCTGAAATCGCCGGGAATATGCAGGCGCACTTCGGTGCCGCTGCCGGGCCGGGAGCGGATGCTGATTTCCGCGCCGATTTTTTCCGCACGCTCGTGCATCACGCTCAGGCCGATATGCCGGCCGGGCTCGGCTTCGGCGCGGCTTTCCGGATTGAAGCCCTGCCCGTCGTCGCGCACGGTCATGGTGAAGCCCTCGCCGTTTTCCAGCAGCACTTCGGCCTGCTGCGCGGCGGCGTGTTTGCGGATGTTGGACAGGGCTTCCTGCAAAATAAACAGCGCCTGTGTTTGCTGCTCGCTGTTGAGCGGACAGTCGCCGCCGTTAATGTGCAGCACCACGGGAATGCCGGCTTGCTTGCGGCTGCGCTCGATTACACTGCGCACGGTTTCGGCAAAATTGCCGTATTGCGGTTTGGCGCGGAAATGGTCGAGCAGTTCGCGCACGTCTTCGTAACAATATTGGATGCCGTCGCGAATCATCTCGATGTTGTCGCGCACGGATTTGTCATCCGGCAGCAGTTTGTTTTTGCTGAGCATCTGAAAGCGCATATTGATGAACGACAGCGACTGCGCCAGGCTGTCGTGCAGGCTGCGGGCAATGCGGCTGCGCTCTTCGAGCACGGCGTTTTGCTGTTTGAGCAGGGTCATGGCGGCGTTTTCGCGGGCGATGCCCAGCTGGGTGCACAATAAGCGCATCAGGCCGGCGTTTTGCGCGGAAAGCAGCGGCACGGTCGGCTTAGACAGCGCCAGCCAGCCTTGGAAACCGCCCAGGGCATAAATGGGCACCAGCGCCACCAAAGCGCCCTCTTCGCCCTGCATCCACACCATATTGCCCGCTTCGCTTTCCTGCTCGGCAGTGTGGGTGTGCGGCAGGCGTTCGGCCAAACCGTCCGGCAGGCCGAGGGTGCAGGCGGCGGCAAAGCCTTTTTCCACCTGCCAGAAAATGCCGCCGCCCCCGCTGTGGGAAAGGCGCAGCATCCGCTCCAGAAAGGCTTGCTCCACTTCGCTGCTGAAGCTTTGTTTGTGCAGGTAGGAGGTAACGTAATACAGCATTTCCCATTCGCTTTTCTGGCGCGAGAGGGCGGCGGTTTTCTCGGCGACTTTGTCTTCCAGGTGGGCATACATTTCCTGCAAGTTGTCGGCCATGCGGTTGAAGCCGTCGGCCACGGCTTCGAATTCGTCGCCGGAATTCGGGCCGGCGATGCGCGTGCCCAAACGGCCGTGGGTGATTTGATTCATGGCTTGGTACAGCGTGCCCAGCGGGCGCAGCACCACTTGCCGCAACAGGCGGAAGCTGACGGCGGCGGAAAGCAGGATCAGCAGCATCAGCCCGATGCGCCCGCTGCGCAGCCAGCCGATACTGCGGGTGTTTTGTTCTTCCAGCAGCCGGGCATAGCTGTCGATGCCGGTGTGCAGGCGTTCGGCCTGTTCCAACAGCGCGGCGGTGTCCGGTTTCGTGGCGGTTTGCAGCAGGGCTTCGGTGTCGCGGCGCACCTGTTCGAGCTGGCGCGAGGCCGGTTCGTCCCACCAGGTGCAGCACACGGCATGCTGGCTGCTGTCCAGCCCCTTGAGCGTGTCTGCCATCTGCCGTGTGGGCAGCGGCGCGCCGGGATTTTGGACGGCGGCTAGGGTGAGGCGGTGGACTTGGTCGTTCAGCCGACCGGCCTGGCGGATGGCGTCCGCCCGCTCTTCCAGCCGCCAGGTGGCCACCACCGTCATCGACACAAACAGCAGCAAGCCGCCTGCCCACAGCAAAATCGCCGTGAGCAGCCGCGCCGACAGGCTGCGCCGCAGCGCATTCTGCGGCGGCAGGCTACCTGAAAATAGCGGCGTTTCGCTGGAAACGATGTGTTTGGGCATGGCGGGCAATCGGATGAATCAATATCGAGCAGGTATTTTATAGTCGCTTTCCGAAAGAGGCTACCTGAAAACAGTGCGCCCAAACCGTTTCGCTATATAATGCCGCTTTCCTTTCTCCGCACTGCCATGAACTACGCCGCCCAGCTGGCCGTCCTCGCTGCCGCCCAAACCGAAACCATCGCCCGCCACCGTTTAGACAACGGCGAAACCGTATGGTTGCGCAAAGCCGCCCCGCGCCAAGCCGCCTGGCGATACAGCCTGCTCAACGGCCTGGCCAAAGTGTGCCGCTTGGGCGTGCTCACCCCGGTGCCCAACCCCGGCGGCGAAGCCGGCATCGCCATTGAGGCCGGCCGCCTGCGCGAGCTGGCCGAAGCCGGCATTCCCGCGCCCAAGTTATTGGCCGTGCAGGACAATGCCCTATTGATGAGCCATGTGGGCGAGCAAACCCTGCTCATCGCCATCGAAAAGCAAACCGAAGCCGGCAGCCTCGACGGCTGGCTGCAAGGCCTGCATGCCATCGAAGCCGTACACCGGCAAAACCAATTCCTCAGCCAAGCCTTCGCCCGCAATATGGTGCTGACCGAAACCGGCGGCATCGGCTTCATCGACTTCGAAGACAACCCCGCCACCGTGCTCAGCCTGCAGCAGTGCCAAGGCCGCGACTGGCTGTGCTACCTGCAATCCACCGCCGACATCCTCCTGCGCGGCGGGCTGCTCGACCAGGCAGCCGAACATTGCAAAGCCTGCCTGCAAAGGCAAAATCCCGCTATAATCCGCACTTTGCGCCGCAGCATGCACCCCATTTTGTGGATGCGCCGCCTCCAATCCGAACGCTGGGGCTGCGACACCCTGCGCCTGGCCGCCCTGGCCGATTTGTTTTACCGCATGGGCGAAATCTGACGCAGGTTTTCAGGT
Proteins encoded:
- a CDS encoding TonB-dependent receptor domain-containing protein, which gives rise to MELVSDQEQRDWDAVAEQRRQARLSGDAAAIAAAEQAERVHGAKYNLPKYDDGSDEYYTDSYRRIDSNGYAYYYDWQLPLPSNHNSPLYRMRPVFVPYVNGKLDSRVWEQHYHSGMFEEKTDNPQGLNGSYNRYWLHGDRSPYASGYYGCEKDIPGCAMLRRKLSDSGEGTLVPGLGQGIVTRRYTEEQYWAMPKPIRAHAWAPTIAVSYDLTDNSRLFARYAQMTRFPSVYEVGSFYNDVAYVGKPTAPTFRFKPERSRSWEIGYSFDFAPYWSKLRAGDIRLTYYRNRIENVIETTDYFRTTQYDRKDTAGLEWQSRIDTGRFFASLGATYRLKQQMCDRDMAFDFDPYGYKGVPVCIEGGYGSTRGYQALQPKYSINLDAGVRLLGERLELGLRGIYHSSVNTKQYDALLQKELGYIFNTSGKPYHWRPSLTWDVYGRYQLHKNLGVNLGITNLTNRYYLDPMSNVPAPGPGRTVTFGLTAKF
- a CDS encoding HesA/MoeB/ThiF family protein; the protein is MDDRQLLRYSRHILLDEIGTEGQQKLLDACVLVLGCGGLGSAALPYLAAVGVGRLIIADHDRIDETNLQRQTAYREADIGRLKTEAMAGYLKQLNPACQIETHGKLDEAALLRLLPQCRAALDCSDNFSARQSLNAAACATRTPLVSGAATRFDGQIATYRPDLPGQPCYACLFDREQDNDGACALFGVFAPLVGIIGTTQAAEALKILLGLPAENGVLRCYNALSGQWQHFAIPKNPACKVCGGHERG
- a CDS encoding response regulator, which translates into the protein MTDPNIRILLVDDHPLFRRGLSFLLAQEYGFEIVAEATDGLEGVKLARFHRPDLVLLDVEMPVMNGPEALAQMLDFQPGLPVLMLTISEDADNLKKCLELGACGYILKNADTDFLVGAIRQAVAGQQTVSPEMNSTGQSAPPEHSAILDSLTQRERDVLRYVAGGISNKMIARRMFLSENTVKAHMQNIFRKLNIDNRVRAAVYARELGLDKEEE
- a CDS encoding anaerobic C4-dicarboxylate transporter, with translation MSFFAQHAQFFIQFAVVLLCILAGAQVGGIGLGVFGGIGLAILSFGFGLEPTSPPIDVMLMIMAVVSAAAAMQAAGGLDYMIKIATRVLHKNPKYITFIAPMVTYTFTVLAGTGHVAYSVLPVIAEVSRKNGIRPERPLTMAVIASQFAIVASPIAAAVVACVSYLEPQHITMADVLKVSVPSTIIGIGIACVLVNRMGKELKDDPEYQRRLQDPAYSKLYDTETVAADAQVSGKAKVSVGIFLFAAILVVLLGAMPSLRPVFNDKPMGMAHTIEIVMLSAAALIILTCKPDGNAITQGSVFHAGMRAVIAVFGVAWLGDTLMHGHLDEVQQAVSGLVQSAPWAFAFALFVLSVLVNSQGATVATLFPVAISLGVPAPIIIGTFVAVNGYFFIPNYGPIIAAIDFDSTGTTKIGKYIFNHSFMLPGLLSMGFSLAFGLLFSKMFFG
- a CDS encoding histidine kinase codes for the protein MPKHIVSSETPLFSGSLPPQNALRRSLSARLLTAILLWAGGLLLFVSMTVVATWRLEERADAIRQAGRLNDQVHRLTLAAVQNPGAPLPTRQMADTLKGLDSSQHAVCCTWWDEPASRQLEQVRRDTEALLQTATKPDTAALLEQAERLHTGIDSYARLLEEQNTRSIGWLRSGRIGLMLLILLSAAVSFRLLRQVVLRPLGTLYQAMNQITHGRLGTRIAGPNSGDEFEAVADGFNRMADNLQEMYAHLEDKVAEKTAALSRQKSEWEMLYYVTSYLHKQSFSSEVEQAFLERMLRLSHSGGGGIFWQVEKGFAAACTLGLPDGLAERLPHTHTAEQESEAGNMVWMQGEEGALVALVPIYALGGFQGWLALSKPTVPLLSAQNAGLMRLLCTQLGIARENAAMTLLKQQNAVLEERSRIARSLHDSLAQSLSFINMRFQMLSKNKLLPDDKSVRDNIEMIRDGIQYCYEDVRELLDHFRAKPQYGNFAETVRSVIERSRKQAGIPVVLHINGGDCPLNSEQQTQALFILQEALSNIRKHAAAQQAEVLLENGEGFTMTVRDDGQGFNPESRAEAEPGRHIGLSVMHERAEKIGAEISIRSRPGSGTEVRLHIPGDFR
- a CDS encoding surface lipoprotein assembly modifier; its protein translation is MNKPLSLALCLLLPSFARADDTDDERRLLDEGSRQTRQYRESSWLGGQDAAAVEDDSGYINIGGQVYSVGDTAEELESAIYHAINARQWHKAEQFAARYATLPQHKPSLPDLAAGLQARARGDYRLAAVRFKRAAAAEPGNARISLELARVYTEDNQNREAAAEFRRAVDIGLPEETRALVGQYQNELGRRRSWHGQLSLGYGYNNNINQGNGSRLCVWQIAGICLMERVLPQPIASGLWQYSATALRTLPLTGHHGLHLRGLAYGTRYRREDPQQTVSPDYSYHTAALYAGYDYADIRNHFTLLPYFEHDFRNKHTHYRAWGIDAEWARTLSPRWQISLRGGAKRHHYSGENRRYFADYSQYEAGLGAEWAAGRSWGLFANLDTARKAYTEAAASSREYAARLGLYKMFGQTAYANLLLMHRRSRYGAASFVSNGKRREDRQYAAVAALGFPRWQWHGIYPELRFRHTVNRSNADYYRYRQNEVLLNLRYRF
- a CDS encoding NADAR family protein, with translation MGVIHDLPSLQQTFRRKQKLKFLYFWGHTPKQTGVADQAVFSQWYPAPFELAGERYATAEHYMMTEKARLFGAEAVRRQILASGSPGHAKALGRQIEGFREDEWNVRRCEIVRRGNLAKFGQHPALRAFLLQSGSRVLAEASPADKIWGIGLTADDPRAANPLQWQGLNLLGFALMAVREELRGKGG
- a CDS encoding Slam-dependent surface lipoprotein, with amino-acid sequence MSMRNQTLLAVLLCGVFGVAVAAPGIREYGGSSELDNVDPGMSEALPFGAGEAGLRFTSGNHWSTSINLEKGPVQHIRAKYNDRNKTPIPINGTDPYANVNGTRNPQYLTLRDVAPVIGWFYNPKLGQVWYENRHNNTEVHSVRQMANPAIPAAPKFGGLVIAKVPGMNGSDGNVFFGEWAPRAGNPPQNSTDLNMGDSRRTVWYVGDNPTTNMPNLVNAQYNVLGVNKHTPGQNDFYTGTLTANYGGSKGSLIGNLTRGSDSIDFADTNINSRGIFDNGKANEHISGRFYGSGAEALAGIVDRAGVDKDVAFGGRKQ